The Cloacibacterium sp. TD35 region TTTTGGGAGGTTTAGAACGTCCAGATGTTGATAAAATCGAAGGACTTTCTCCTGTAATTGCCATCGAACAAAAAACCACCAATAAAAACCCACGTTCTACAGTGGGTACCGTTACAGAATTGTATGATTTTCTCCGTTTGCTTTTTGCCAGAGTTTCAGATGCTTATTCTTTAGAAACAGGCGAAAAAATGGTGAGCTACACAGAAGAACAAATCCTGGAAACCATCAAAGAAAATTATAAAGGCGAAAAAGTTTTACTTTTAGCACCCGTTATTCGTTCTAGAAAAGGGCATTATCACGAACTTTTTGTACAATTGGCTAAAAAAGGTTATTCACAAGCCAGAATTGATGGAGAATTACAAGATATAGAATACGATTTAAAATTAGACCGCTATAAAATGCACGATATAGAAGTGGTAATAGACCGATGGATTATCGGCGAAAACGCTACTGAAAGCAGAATGGCAAAATCGCTGAAAACGGCTTTGCAAATGGGAGAAGGAGTAGTAATGATTCAGAAATTAGGTGCTACAGACTATCAATATTTTTCTAAAAATTTGATGGATGCACACAGCGGAAATGCTTTGCCAATTCCAGAGCCTAACACGTTTTCTTTCAACTCGCCAAAGGGAAGTTGCCCAACTTGTAAAGGTCTTGGAACCATCAAAAAAATCAATGAAGAATTTTTGGTGGAAAATCCTAATTTTTCTATCAATCAAGGCGCTTTATTACCTCTAGAAGTTTTAAAAGGAAACAAATGGCTTCTCACTCAAATTAAAAATATTTTAGAAATTTTCGGGCTAGGTTTAAATACTTCTTTCAATGAAATTCCTCGTGAAGCAGTAGATTATATTTACTACGGATGTCAAAAAGAATTTACCGCAGATTTAAAATACGCTGGAATTTCTAAGAAAATAAAAATTAATTTTGAGGGTCTGGTTCCTTATCTAAGTCAAGTTATCGAAGATAAAGAAAATTATGATGCAGTATTACTTGAAAGACAATTTACCACCGAAGAAACTTGTCCAGAATGCAACGGAGCGAGACTTCAAAAAAGCAGTTTGGCTTTTAAAATTGATGGAAAAAACATTGCGGAAATCAATGCTTTGAGTCTGTTAGATTTAAAAGATTGGATACATGAAGTTAAAGAAAAATTCAGCGAAAAAAATAAAATCATTGCCAATGAAATTCTGAAAGAAATTGAAACTAGATTGCAGTTTTTATTAGATGTTGGTTTAGATTATTTAAGTTTGAGTAGAAGTTCTAGAACGCTTTCTGGTGGCGAATCACAGAGAATAAGACTCGCTACACAAATTGGTTCACAATTGGTCAATGTATTGTATATTTTAGATGAACCAAGCATTGGTTTGCATCAAAGAGACAACGAAAGACTCATCAATTCATTGAAAAATCTTCGAGATATTGGAAATTCGGTTCTCGTGGTAGAACATGATAAAGACATGATTCTAGAAGCCGATTACGTTCTAGATATCGGTCCTAGAGCTGGTAAACACGGCGGCGAAATTCTTTGGCAAGGAAAACCTGAAGATTTAATTAAAGCCAATACCATTACCGCAGATTACCTAACAGGAAAAAGAAGCATAGAAATTCCAAAAGAAAGAAGAAAAGGAAACGGAAAATTTCTTAAATTAAAAGGCGCAACTGGTAATAACCTGAAAAATGTAAACCTAGAAGTTCCTTTAGGAAAACTGGTGGTGGTAACGGGAATTTCAGGAAGTGGAAAATCTTCTTTGATTAATGGAACGCTTTATCCTATTCTCAATAAACATTTTTACAGAGCGGTTCAAGAACCTTTGCCTTACAAAAAATTTGAAGGCATCGAAAATATTGACAAAATTGTAGATGTAGACCAAACTCCGATTGGCAGAACGCCACGTTCTAATCCTGCAACTTACACCGGAATGTTCACCGATATTAGAAATCTTTTTGCAGAATTGCCAGAATCTAAAATCCGTGGTTACAAAGCGGGAAGATTCTCTTTCAACGTAAAAGGCGGAAGATGCGAAACGTGTCAAGGTGGTGGTTTAAAAGTGATTGAAATGAACTTTTTACCAGATGTTTACGTGCATTGCGAAACCTGCAACGGAAAACGCTTCAACAGAGAAACTTTGGAAGTTCGCTACAAAGGAAAATCGATTTCTGATGTTCTAGAAATGACGATAGATGAAGCGGTAGATTTCTTCCAACCGATTCCTAAAATTTATGCAAAAGTGAAGACATTACAAGACGTTGGTTTGGGTTACATTACACTTGGGCAACAATCTACAACGTTAAGTGGAGGAGAAGCGCAACGTATAAAACTAGCGACAGAACTTGCCAAAAAACAAACAGGAAACACGCTTTATATTCTAGATGAACCTACTACAGGTTTGCATTTTGAAGATGTAAAAATTCTAATGGAGGCCATCAATCAATTGGTAGAACTGGGCAATTCTTTTATTATTATTGAGCATAATTTGGACGTCATTAAATTGGCTGACCACATTATAGACATAGGTCCAGAAGGAGGAAAACACGGTGGCGAAATCATCGCAACGGGAACTCCTGAAGAATTGATAAAATCTAAAAAATCTTTGACTGCAAAATTTTTGAAAAAGGAAATGAAGTAAAATTTCATCTTTAAAAATAAAATAAACCTAATCTTAGATAAAAAATGAACTACCAAATCCGTGAAATGCTTCAAGAAGATGGAGCGAGAGTTTTAGAAATTTTCAAACAGGGAATTGATGGTGGCAATGCTACTTTTGACAAAGAAGTTCCAAGTTGGGAATTTTGGGATAATAAATTCTTGAAAGTATGTAGATTGGTTTTAGAAGACGAAAATGGAGTAGTGCAAGGTTGGGCTGCTATTCAACCAATTTCTGCTAGAGTTTGCTATAAAGGCGTGGCAGAAGTAAGCATATATCTTGATAACTCGGTTCATGGAAAAGGATTTGGCGAAATGCTTCTTCATAAATTAATAGAAGAAACCGAAGAATATCATTTTTGGACATTACAATCTGGTATTTTTCCAGAAAATGTAGCCAGCATTAAAATTCATGAAAAATTAGGCTTCAGAATCATTGGAAGAAGAGAAAGAATTGCTGAAATGAATGGAGTTTGGAGAGATGTAATTCTCTTAGAAAGAAGAACTAATAGATTTTAAATACGTTAAAGTTTTCTTAAAAAATAAGATTTTGGCAAAGCTTTTGTTTTAAAGAAGATATCAACCCCCAAAATCCTAAAGAAATGAAAAATATATTTAAAATATTTGGCGCTTTAGCACTCACGATAGCCGTAGTTTCTTGTGGCACTAGTAATACTAGAGTTTACCGAGCTCCAGATGGTAGAGTTTACAGACAAGGTGAAATTTACAGAACACCTAATGGAGATGTTTACCGAAACGGTGTTTT contains the following coding sequences:
- a CDS encoding GNAT family N-acetyltransferase, translating into MNYQIREMLQEDGARVLEIFKQGIDGGNATFDKEVPSWEFWDNKFLKVCRLVLEDENGVVQGWAAIQPISARVCYKGVAEVSIYLDNSVHGKGFGEMLLHKLIEETEEYHFWTLQSGIFPENVASIKIHEKLGFRIIGRRERIAEMNGVWRDVILLERRTNRF
- the uvrA gene encoding excinuclease ABC subunit UvrA, yielding MSTEKEYIEIYGAREHNLKNINVKIPRNELVTITGLSGSGKSSLAFDTIFAEGQRRYIETFSAYARQFLGGLERPDVDKIEGLSPVIAIEQKTTNKNPRSTVGTVTELYDFLRLLFARVSDAYSLETGEKMVSYTEEQILETIKENYKGEKVLLLAPVIRSRKGHYHELFVQLAKKGYSQARIDGELQDIEYDLKLDRYKMHDIEVVIDRWIIGENATESRMAKSLKTALQMGEGVVMIQKLGATDYQYFSKNLMDAHSGNALPIPEPNTFSFNSPKGSCPTCKGLGTIKKINEEFLVENPNFSINQGALLPLEVLKGNKWLLTQIKNILEIFGLGLNTSFNEIPREAVDYIYYGCQKEFTADLKYAGISKKIKINFEGLVPYLSQVIEDKENYDAVLLERQFTTEETCPECNGARLQKSSLAFKIDGKNIAEINALSLLDLKDWIHEVKEKFSEKNKIIANEILKEIETRLQFLLDVGLDYLSLSRSSRTLSGGESQRIRLATQIGSQLVNVLYILDEPSIGLHQRDNERLINSLKNLRDIGNSVLVVEHDKDMILEADYVLDIGPRAGKHGGEILWQGKPEDLIKANTITADYLTGKRSIEIPKERRKGNGKFLKLKGATGNNLKNVNLEVPLGKLVVVTGISGSGKSSLINGTLYPILNKHFYRAVQEPLPYKKFEGIENIDKIVDVDQTPIGRTPRSNPATYTGMFTDIRNLFAELPESKIRGYKAGRFSFNVKGGRCETCQGGGLKVIEMNFLPDVYVHCETCNGKRFNRETLEVRYKGKSISDVLEMTIDEAVDFFQPIPKIYAKVKTLQDVGLGYITLGQQSTTLSGGEAQRIKLATELAKKQTGNTLYILDEPTTGLHFEDVKILMEAINQLVELGNSFIIIEHNLDVIKLADHIIDIGPEGGKHGGEIIATGTPEELIKSKKSLTAKFLKKEMK